One Malania oleifera isolate guangnan ecotype guangnan chromosome 9, ASM2987363v1, whole genome shotgun sequence DNA segment encodes these proteins:
- the LOC131163450 gene encoding uncharacterized protein LOC131163450 — MGRFAYRGARQERQPRWEPRGRDNIDRNIGSIKMKIPPFQGKNNPDVYLEWERKVELIFECHNYSEEKKVKLAAMEFTDYALEYKDVFPVDVPNGLPPIRGIEHQIDFIPGAMILNCPAYRSSPEETKELQRQVEELLAKGHVRESMSPCATR; from the exons ATGGGAAGATTTGCTTATCGAGGTGCTAGGCAAGAGCGACAACCTCGATGGGAGCCAAGGGGTCGAGATAACATCGATAGAAACATCggaagcatcaaaatgaagattccTCCTTTTCAGGGGAAAAATAACCCCgatgtataccttgaatgggagaggaaggttgagctcatttttgAGTGTCATAACTACTCCGAAGAAAAGAAAGTGAAATTGGCAGCTATGGAGTTTACTGACTACGCACTG GAATACAAGGATGTCTTTCCTGTGGACGTGCCTAATGGTTTGCCACCAATTAGAGGAATTGAGCATCAGATTGATTTCATCCCCGGGGCTATGATTCTCAACTGTCCAGCCTATAGGAGCAGCCCCGAGGAGACTAAGGAACTTCAGAGACAAGTTGAGGAGCTGCTTGCcaaggggcatgtgagggagagcatgagtccgtgtGCG actagatga